A stretch of the Odontesthes bonariensis isolate fOdoBon6 chromosome 5, fOdoBon6.hap1, whole genome shotgun sequence genome encodes the following:
- the tp53inp1 gene encoding LOW QUALITY PROTEIN: tumor protein p53-inducible nuclear protein 1 (The sequence of the model RefSeq protein was modified relative to this genomic sequence to represent the inferred CDS: inserted 1 base in 1 codon), with translation MTKKLAPPPRRRPELRAXPQLLTEPHTPAGRPGMFQRFASALFGDDVEELSRCNRPGDGKEEEEDEDWILVNYLAEACSSHCSDGLSGSTVSPEEEEEDEEEEGLVMIPSPIGSPAIRYASCTSLNSTADTDPDGGAEEEDDVDEEEGGFLRLDACSLEESWFVTPPPCFTGCSSQPVLLETSPLENLLIEHPSMSVYAHHSPPRLTLDHLQRRSLDQELDFLSSSMSTDSTGAGGKEKARCPLDGPRHRPEMAVVQRRSGLHSPCYAAALAAHNGLLQQRPGNATQRTQPLSRKALRRLNLLRPPKSGTMHLHQPSQRHLNF, from the exons ATGACCAAAAAGCTCGCCCCTCCTCCCCGCCGTCGCCCTGAGCTACGTG TCCCTCAgctcctcactgagcctcacACCCCTGCAGGACGTCCCGGGATGTTCCAGAGGTTCGCCAGCGCTCTGTTCGGGGATGATGTGGAAGAGCTGAGTCGTTGCAACAGACCTGGAGACggcaaggaggaagaggaggatgaagacTGGATACTGGTCAACTACCTGG ctgaagCCTGCTCCAGTCACTGTAGTGATGGCCTCTCTGGATCCACAGTCAgccctgaggaggaggaggaggatgaggaggaggagggtctGGTGATGATCCCTTCCCCTATAGGCAGCCCTGCTATCCGCTATGCCTCCTGTACCTCCCTCAACTCCACGGCCGACACGGACCCAGACGGCGGCgcagaggaggaagatgatGTGGACGAGGAGGAGGGCGGCTTTCTGCGTCTGGACGCCTGCTCTCTGGAGGAGAGCTGGTTtgtcacccccccaccctgcTTCACTGGCTGCAGCAGCCAGCCAGTCCTCCTGGAGACCAGCCCTCTGGAGAACCTGCTGATCGAGCACCCCAGCATGTCCGTCTATGCCCACCACAGCCCTCCACGACTGACCCTTGACCACCTGCAACGACGCTCACTTGACCAGGAACTGGACTTTTTGTCCAGCAGTATGTCCACAGATTCGACAGGCGCAGGTGGAAAGGAGAAGGCAAGATGCCCGCTGGATGGACCTCGGCACAG GCCAGAGATGGCAGTCGTGCAGCGCCGCTCCGGCCTCCACTCCCCCTGCTATGCCGCGGCTCTCGCCGCCCACAACGGCCTTCTGCAGCAGCGGCCGGGTAACGCCACCCAACGCACCCAGCCGCTGTCCCGCAAGGCCCTGCGGCGCCTCAACCTGCTGCGCCCCCCGAAATCCGGCACAATGCACCTGCACCAGCCCAGCCAGAGGCACCTCAACTTCTGA